Proteins encoded in a region of the Elaeis guineensis isolate ETL-2024a chromosome 7, EG11, whole genome shotgun sequence genome:
- the LOC105034652 gene encoding uncharacterized protein: MEGSADVLGSWEMADLDESMSRLLVSSQKTPSPLASSPSQELAEEAPPPAASASQVAAASSGRGGEVLEDAVSQVDGFLREALEKPRERLSILRMEQDVVKFIHNPTQQQLEFQGLPTSYLRLAAHRVAQHYYLQSLAVPDSSLPDGSGSCIVLRKTSHECCLPPIRLADIPVNLPQEDSNIVVKVAIKQRPQKHSENTSNATTHPSKMNYQKSVEERKEEYNRARARIFSIGNSGGIIAKSEDEPKLLDRFQHCTFVSSKLDENSVVEGPENSLGRVPSDSSSGSNRANRNTVEKEPTCSRYRPSNRVAIFRDREVDRKDPDYDRSYERYLQRFDPGFGFNGGPYTMQPLYSPAVNYNTEFPQFVSSHMPQLPIECQPRTIPQHLHGPWSGVSTSALGYGPTEGLRAPFNPNHVGAHPPPSIYMHSSQYPVPPCHGMTFVHHHEHIQPFTQAHQQQSEASFGLARPR, from the exons ATGGAGGGCTCTGCGGATGTCCTGGGCTCGTGGGAGATGGCGGATTTGGACGAGAGCATGAGCAGGCTGCTCGTATCGTCCCAGAAGACCCCGTCCCCGTTGGCCTCCTCGCCGTCGCAGGAGCTCGCCGAGGAGGCGCCGCCGCCGGCCGCGTCGGCCTCGCAGGTGGCGGCGGCTTCCAGCGGGCGTGGCGGAGAAGTCTTGGAGGATGCCGTGAGCCAGGTGGATGGGTTCCTCAGGGAGGCGTTGGAGAAGCCCCGGGAACGGCTGTCGA TTCTGAGGATGGAGCAAGATGTTGTGAAGTTTATccataatcctactcaacaacaACTGGAATTTCAGGGACTTCCTACTTCTTATCTACGATTGGCAGCACACCGTGTGGCACAGCATTATTACCTTCAGTCATTAGCTGTGCCAGACAGCAGTTTGCCTGATGGATCTGGCTCTTGCATTGTGCTACGCAAAACTTCTCATGAATGTTGTTTGCCTCCAATTCGTCTTGCAGATATTCCTGTTAATCTGCCCCAAGAAGATAGTAATATAGTGGTTAAGGTTGCGATTAAGCAGAGACCGCAGAAACATTCAGAAAACACCAGCAATGCAACTACTCATCCTTCTAAGATGAATTATCAGAAGAGTgttgaagaaagaaaagaagaatataaTAGGGCACGTGCACGAATATTCAGCATTGGCAATAGTGGTGGCATAATTGCGAAGTCAGAAGATGAACCAAAGTTGCTGGATAGATTTCAGCACTGCACCTTTGTATCGTCAAAGTTAGATGAAAATTCAGTAGTTGAAGGTCCAGAAAATAGTCTTGGAAGGGTTCCTAGTGATTCTTCATCAGGCAGCAATAGAGCAAACAGAAATACAGTGGAGAAAGAGCCAACCTGTAGCAGATATAGACCTAGCAATCGAGTAGCCATTTTCCGGGACCGAGAGGTGGATCGGAAGGATCCTGACTATGATAGGAGTTATGAAAG GTATTTGCAAAGGTTTGATCCTGGATTTGGATTTAATGGAGGACCATACACCATGCAGCCTCTATATTCTCCTGCTGTCAACTATAACACAGAATTCCCTCAGTTTGTATCAAGTCACATGCCTCAACTTCCTATTGAATGCCAACCACGGACCATTCCACAACACCTACATGGTCCTTGGTCAGGGGTATCAACATCTGCATTGGGCTATGGTCCTACAGAGGGTTTAAGGGCCCCATTCAATCCTAACCATGTTGGTGCTCACCCACCACCATCTATATATATGCATTCCTCTCAATACCCTGTTCCTCCATGCCATGGAATGACATTTGTTCATCACCATGAACACATTCAACCATTTACACAG GCTCATCAGCAACAATCAGAGGCAAGTTTTGGATTAGCCCGGCCCCGCTAA